The nucleotide window attccgctttgttaaatactcaaaaccatttggtaacatatattccaatattctgcagaaaataaaagaaatttaaatacaagaaagcagcaactttaattacaaaaacttgCGTGAtgattttgggcttgagaacacgcgcgtgttggagcaggtGTGTTTTGGGGGCAGCAGCAAAAAGATGGTAGCAAGTAGCGGCAGCAGCAATCAGCAGCAGGTTTGGCAGCAGTTTCTGCAGTAGTTTGGGCAGCAGTTTGGACAGCAGCAAGCAGCAATTTCTGCAACAGTTTTGGACATCAACAAGCAGCAGTTTTTGCAGCAGTTTTGGAGAGGCTGTAGGAGGTTGCGGTAGGAGGCAGGGGCAGCAGGAGGCTGCGTCTAGGGTCGGAAAAActgcggcagtttttggtgttttagggtttaggttttttttttcttttcttctttttcggctagggttagggctcgtgctgataacgtgttgtagagaattgtaatcgtgtgtttattattgataataggagccctttatatagggagttacaaggtacccaaaaggtaatataatccgaatacaattgaatacctataacactttcctattaaaactctaaaccctagtttgtagaggcagaCATTAtatcgacatccttcaacatcaACATAACTATTGGTATTTTAACTTTCACACCAATGGTGGCATTTGTACCAGTTCATGTTCTAGCCCTTCTCAGTTGCTGACATATTCCAAGGATTTGATTCCAAGGCAATAGTTCTGGGTATTTGAGTCTTGCATAGGTGATTCCATTTCAGTTTTCTGCAACTTAATTTGGCTAAAACTTGGGTAGGGTCTTGAAATTGCTTTTGGTTTTTTGACTCTTTCTCTAAAAACCAATTGGAAAAAGTTCCATGTGATCCATAAGCACCTATAAATATCTAAAGTCAACAGAGgctttatagaaacttaccagtTTATGGTAGGGACTAGGGAGACTATTGGAGGATTTCTTACTTACATAATGAATTATACCAATAATAAACGACCATGATTGGAGTAAGATCCACGTCATATATTTATTTAGTGCCATCAAGATGTGGACAAGATTGGCCTCTTGTATTTGTCATACTCGTTTGCCTGCCGAGtataaaaatcaataataattatCAACTAACAGCAGCAAACTTAAATAGCCGACTGAGCTGGAGAATATATGACATCAAAGATGATAATGATGTTAAGGTTTCTCTgtctgtttcttcttctcttagttCTAATCAAGGTCTTTTACAAACTATGGTGGACTCCGTTTCGCATTCAGAATTTGATGATTCTGCAGGGAATCAAAGGTCCTCCTTACAGACTTCTCTATGGAAACGCCAAAGAAATCATCAACATGCAGAAGGAAGCCATGAGCAGACCCATAAGTCTATCACATGATATATTTTCTAGAGTTCAACCTCACATTCACTCATGGACCAAGAGCTATGGTATTCACTAACTCTTAATTAGTTGACTATATATCGTTTATATAAATTCTGTTGAATGTTTTAAATAAGTCTAAGAGCTATGTTACACAGGGAAGAATTTTCTTCAGTGGTTTGGTCTTCAACCAGTTTTGGTTGTTACAGAACCTGACTTGTGCAAAGAGATCCTCAATAACAAAGACGGAGTTTATCCAAAACCGACGCCTAGTGTCTTTGTGAAGAAGCTATTTGGAGATAGCCTTTCCATgacagaaggaaaaaaatggGCCAAGTTGAGAAAGCTGTCCAACCTTGCCTTCCATGGAGAGAGCTTAAAAGTAAGTTACACTTCATAGTCGTATCTTACAAGAATATGTACGTTTAGATACCGTGAGTTGTGGCTGTTGGTTATTTGTGAAACTAACATCGCGGAAGTCATGGGTTAGACTAGGATTGTACCATCCATATATAGGTCCTTCAATCAAAATGTTGAAACCAAAATGTTTTAGTTTAAAAGGTTTCAAAAACAGAGAGTTATCTATAAAATTCTCCTATGTTTATGATAAGAAGAATATTAAACTTAATAGTTATATGATGGTATTTTGTTACAAGGCTATGTTTCCAGAAATGATAGCTAGTGCCGAGGCGATGGTAGAAAGGTGGAAAAATCATGAAGGAAAAGAGATTGATGTGTTTGAAGAATTTAGATTGTTGACTTCAGAAGTGATTTCCAGGACAGCTTTTGGCAGCAGCTACTTAGAAGGACAAAACATTTTTGAAATGTTGATGAAGTTAAGCGTCATAGTATTCAGAAATCTTTTCAAGATCAGGTTTCCTGGTATGAGGTAGCTTCCGAGAATCGATCTTTCTTTTTAAGCTGTTGAATGTTCTTTAGTTGGTTGATACATGTCACTTCTCATTCAAAATTGCAGTAAGGTTTTTAGAACCAGTGACGAGATTGAAGCAGACAAGCTTGAGAAAGGAATACGTGCCTCCATAATGGAGATTgttaagaaaagagaagaaaaggtaaCCAGCAGGGAAGAAGAGAGCTTTGGAAGTGATTTTCTTGGCTTACTTTTGAAGGCTCATCATGACACCAATGACAACCAGAGGATTTCTATAGACGATTTGGTTGAAGAGTGCAAGTCGTTATACTTTGTTGGACAAGAGACAACTAATACTTTGCTTTCTTGGACTGTTTTTCTTCTGGCACAACATCCAGCTTGGCAAGAGGAAGCGAGAAAGGAGGTGCTGCAGTTATTTGGAAAGCAAACTCCCAATTCTGATGGCATTTCCAAACTCAAAACAGTAAGAACATCAGTAACTCaattaacacacacacacacacacactcacactCACAcaaatacatacatacatacatacatatatatatatatatatatatatatatatatataatgcttGTCTAATTGACAGAAATGTGCAATTAAGGTAGTTAACTAATCTTGGTTTGCTCtcgtgtttttatattttgatgcATGCAGATGAGCATGATCATTAATGAGACTCTAAGGTTATATCCTCCTGCTAATTTTCTTGGAAGAGAAGTTGCAAGGGGAGTCAGACTGGGAAAAATCCTGGTTCCTGCAAATATTGAATTGGTTATCCCAACTCTAGCACTTCACCATGATCCTCAATTATGGGGACAAGACGTGGCACTTTTCAAACCAGAGCGATTCTCTGAAGGTGTTGCTAAAGCTACTAATGATAACATGGCTTCATTCTTACCCTTTGGAATGGGACCTAGAACGTGTGTGGGATTCAACTTTGCCTCCAATGAAGCAAAGATTGCTCTGTCAATGATTCTACAATGCTACTCATTTACCCTCTCCCCGGGTTATGTCCACTCACCTTTTCAGTTTCTTACGCTTCGTCCACAATATGGAGTTCAAGTAATACTGCACTCTCTGTGAGCTGTGAATAGATTCCCTAGAATATCTTGCAGTTGGCATGGTGGATATTCTTAGCTTATTTATCAAAAATGCTTCTCATGCATCAACTGATTGTCATGAATCAAAACAGTGCTTAAACACCAGTCCCAAAtctaaattaataaaaatcACATTTCTCAGTTAATATATGCAATCCACCAGTAGTGCCATGTACTGTCTATACAAGGTTAGCCTTTCTAGGTTTCTTACATATGCCAATGCAATGGCTTGTGGAGTTGTTTGTCTTGTCAGTGTAATTCTGATAAATTTTTCTGTCACTTGAGAATTGGTATTTCCTAAAAAAATTGGAATTTTTATGTGATTCATGAAGCCCCCTATATTCCTGTAAACAGCTAAATACCAATTTATAGTAAGGGAGATTAATGTTGATGCCTAAAATACCAGTCTATGGAAAGAGTTCTATATGGTCCATCAAACACCTATAAATATCTCAAAGCAACAGGCCATACAGAACCAATTAACCGTACCAGATTCTCTTCGACTAGAGGAAGCCAAAAACTGAGTTCTGCATCTGGACTCAAATAGCAACAAATCCTCAGCTGGCTTAATGTGAGTGACAAATACCGAAGTGTAAGACGCTGCTTAATGTGAGTGACCACAGTGATACTTTTCACAATTAGTAAGTAGTTGCGTCAAACAGATCAAAATTCTgtgaccaaagtgataattTTGCCCAACAACAAACCCTCAGCCGACTTGCTCTACCTAAGACAAATACCAAAGATCTAAAAGAATGCATAAGGTTAAAAGTTGAGTACCATCTTTGACAACTACGATGTATCTATCCTCTTGGAATTAAAGACATGTAATATCTCTCTGTGGACAAGTTTTGGCTTCATGTTTGTCATACTCCTTTGCCTGCTGAGTATCAAATCAATAATAGTAATCAATCTAAGAGCAACAAGCTTAAATAATTGATTGAGCCAGAGAAAAGAAACACAATAAGGAGAATCATGATATTAATCTTGATATTACAATGTCAGTGTAATTGTCAG belongs to Rosa chinensis cultivar Old Blush chromosome 4, RchiOBHm-V2, whole genome shotgun sequence and includes:
- the LOC112197798 gene encoding cytochrome P450 CYP749A22; the protein is MTSKMIMMLRFLCLFLLLLVLIKVFYKLWWTPFRIQNLMILQGIKGPPYRLLYGNAKEIINMQKEAMSRPISLSHDIFSRVQPHIHSWTKSYGKNFLQWFGLQPVLVVTEPDLCKEILNNKDGVYPKPTPSVFVKKLFGDSLSMTEGKKWAKLRKLSNLAFHGESLKAMFPEMIASAEAMVERWKNHEGKEIDVFEEFRLLTSEVISRTAFGSSYLEGQNIFEMLMKLSVIVFRNLFKIRFPGMSKVFRTSDEIEADKLEKGIRASIMEIVKKREEKVTSREEESFGSDFLGLLLKAHHDTNDNQRISIDDLVEECKSLYFVGQETTNTLLSWTVFLLAQHPAWQEEARKEVLQLFGKQTPNSDGISKLKTMSMIINETLRLYPPANFLGREVARGVRLGKILVPANIELVIPTLALHHDPQLWGQDVALFKPERFSEGVAKATNDNMASFLPFGMGPRTCVGFNFASNEAKIALSMILQCYSFTLSPGYVHSPFQFLTLRPQYGVQVILHSL